Proteins from a genomic interval of Rosa chinensis cultivar Old Blush chromosome 2, RchiOBHm-V2, whole genome shotgun sequence:
- the LOC112185904 gene encoding protein PIN-LIKES 7 isoform X1 — MGFWTLLEVASMPVLQVLIISLLGAYLSTEYCNLLPSGARRSLNRIVFVVFTPSLMFASVAKTVTFDDIISWWFMIVNVGLTFLFGTILGWLVVKILKPKPYQEGLVIATCSSANLGNLLLIVVPAICHEDGNPFGDHEVCSAVGLSYVSFSMALGGFFIWTYTYQLIKSSSVKFIALQEAENETAKRPNKDLDADGATHLLKGGDEEQGSIVVSSKSADHPPAQIVPHEPDVSFPRKVLAFFKQILHELLAPPTLAAFIGFVFGAIPWLKRLIIGDSAPLRVIQDSIAQLGNGTIPCITLILGGNLIQGLRASTIKIPVILGIIVARYILLPVIGIWIVKGADQLGFLPPDPLFKFVLMVQFTLPPAMNIGTITQLFDVAEAECSVIFLWTYLVCALALTVWSTVYMWILS; from the exons atgggTTTCTGGACTCTGCTTGAGGTGGCGTCTATGCCAGTTCTGCAAGTTTTGATCATCAGTCTGTTGGGAGCTTACCTGTCTACTGAGTATTGCAATCTTCTTCCTTCAGGCGCCAGAAGATCCTTGAATAGG ATAGTGTTTGTGGTGTTTACACCCTCCCTCATGTTTGCAAGTGTTGCCAAAACTGTCACATTTGATGACATCATTTCATG GTGGTTTATGATTGTCAATGTGGGACTTACATTTTTGTTTGGAACCATTCTTGGATGGTTAGTGGTAAAGATACTGAAACCAAAGCCTTATCAGGAAGGCCTTGTAATTGCTACATGTTCATCAG CAAACTTGGGAAACCTTCTACTTATAGTTGTGCCAGCAATTTGTCATGAGGATGGGAACCCTTTCGGCGATCATGAAGTTTGTAGCGCAGTTGGACTCTCCTATGTCTCGTTTTCCATGGCG CTTGGTGGTTTCTTCATTTGGACTTATACTTATCAGCTGATAAAGTCCTCATCTGTGAAATTTATAGCGCTTCAAGAAGCAGAAAATGAGACCGCGAAGAGGCCAAACAAGGATTTAGATGCTGATGGAGCAACTCACCTTCTCAAAGGAGGAGATGAGGAGCAGGGTTCTATTGTAGTCTCATCTAAATCTGCGGATCACCCCCCTGCT CAGATAGTACCTCACGAACCAGATGTATCATTCCCCCGAAAAGTATTAGCGTTCTTTAAACAGATTTTACATGAGTTACTGGCACCACCAACTCTAGCTGCA TTTATTGGATTTGTCTTTGGGGCAATTCCATGGCTTAAACGCTTGATAATTGGTGACTCCGCCCCCCTCCGAGTGATCCAAGATTCAATTGCACAACTTGG GAATGGAACTATTCCTTGTATCACACTTATTCTTGGAGGCAATCTCATCCAAG GCTTACGAGCATCGACAATCAAAATACCTGTCATCCTTGGAATCATCGTTGCACGATATATTCTACTTCCAGTAATTGGTATTTGGATTGTAAAAGGAGCAGACCAACTAGGGTTTCTCCCACCAGACCCTTTGTTCAAGTTTGTGCTGATGGTTCAATTCACATTGCCACCTGCCATGAACATTG gtaccatAACCCAGCTGTTTGATGTCGCCGAGGCAGAGTGCTCGGTCATCTTCCTGTGGACATACTTGGTCTGTGCCCTAGCACTTACCGTGTGGTCTACAGTCTACATGTGGATCTTGTCTTGA
- the LOC112185904 gene encoding protein PIN-LIKES 7 isoform X2, whose protein sequence is MGFWTLLEVASMPVLQVLIISLLGAYLSTEYCNLLPSGARRSLNRIVFVVFTPSLMFASVAKTVTFDDIISWWFMIVNVGLTFLFGTILGWLVVKILKPKPYQEGLVIATCSSANLGNLLLIVVPAICHEDGNPFGDHEVCSAVGLSYVSFSMALGGFFIWTYTYQLIKSSSVKFIALQEAENETAKRPNKDLDADGATHLLKGGDEEQGSIVVSSKSADHPPAIVPHEPDVSFPRKVLAFFKQILHELLAPPTLAAFIGFVFGAIPWLKRLIIGDSAPLRVIQDSIAQLGNGTIPCITLILGGNLIQGLRASTIKIPVILGIIVARYILLPVIGIWIVKGADQLGFLPPDPLFKFVLMVQFTLPPAMNIGTITQLFDVAEAECSVIFLWTYLVCALALTVWSTVYMWILS, encoded by the exons atgggTTTCTGGACTCTGCTTGAGGTGGCGTCTATGCCAGTTCTGCAAGTTTTGATCATCAGTCTGTTGGGAGCTTACCTGTCTACTGAGTATTGCAATCTTCTTCCTTCAGGCGCCAGAAGATCCTTGAATAGG ATAGTGTTTGTGGTGTTTACACCCTCCCTCATGTTTGCAAGTGTTGCCAAAACTGTCACATTTGATGACATCATTTCATG GTGGTTTATGATTGTCAATGTGGGACTTACATTTTTGTTTGGAACCATTCTTGGATGGTTAGTGGTAAAGATACTGAAACCAAAGCCTTATCAGGAAGGCCTTGTAATTGCTACATGTTCATCAG CAAACTTGGGAAACCTTCTACTTATAGTTGTGCCAGCAATTTGTCATGAGGATGGGAACCCTTTCGGCGATCATGAAGTTTGTAGCGCAGTTGGACTCTCCTATGTCTCGTTTTCCATGGCG CTTGGTGGTTTCTTCATTTGGACTTATACTTATCAGCTGATAAAGTCCTCATCTGTGAAATTTATAGCGCTTCAAGAAGCAGAAAATGAGACCGCGAAGAGGCCAAACAAGGATTTAGATGCTGATGGAGCAACTCACCTTCTCAAAGGAGGAGATGAGGAGCAGGGTTCTATTGTAGTCTCATCTAAATCTGCGGATCACCCCCCTGCT ATAGTACCTCACGAACCAGATGTATCATTCCCCCGAAAAGTATTAGCGTTCTTTAAACAGATTTTACATGAGTTACTGGCACCACCAACTCTAGCTGCA TTTATTGGATTTGTCTTTGGGGCAATTCCATGGCTTAAACGCTTGATAATTGGTGACTCCGCCCCCCTCCGAGTGATCCAAGATTCAATTGCACAACTTGG GAATGGAACTATTCCTTGTATCACACTTATTCTTGGAGGCAATCTCATCCAAG GCTTACGAGCATCGACAATCAAAATACCTGTCATCCTTGGAATCATCGTTGCACGATATATTCTACTTCCAGTAATTGGTATTTGGATTGTAAAAGGAGCAGACCAACTAGGGTTTCTCCCACCAGACCCTTTGTTCAAGTTTGTGCTGATGGTTCAATTCACATTGCCACCTGCCATGAACATTG gtaccatAACCCAGCTGTTTGATGTCGCCGAGGCAGAGTGCTCGGTCATCTTCCTGTGGACATACTTGGTCTGTGCCCTAGCACTTACCGTGTGGTCTACAGTCTACATGTGGATCTTGTCTTGA
- the LOC112185904 gene encoding protein PIN-LIKES 5 isoform X3 — protein sequence MIVNVGLTFLFGTILGWLVVKILKPKPYQEGLVIATCSSANLGNLLLIVVPAICHEDGNPFGDHEVCSAVGLSYVSFSMALGGFFIWTYTYQLIKSSSVKFIALQEAENETAKRPNKDLDADGATHLLKGGDEEQGSIVVSSKSADHPPAQIVPHEPDVSFPRKVLAFFKQILHELLAPPTLAAFIGFVFGAIPWLKRLIIGDSAPLRVIQDSIAQLGNGTIPCITLILGGNLIQGLRASTIKIPVILGIIVARYILLPVIGIWIVKGADQLGFLPPDPLFKFVLMVQFTLPPAMNIGTITQLFDVAEAECSVIFLWTYLVCALALTVWSTVYMWILS from the exons ATGATTGTCAATGTGGGACTTACATTTTTGTTTGGAACCATTCTTGGATGGTTAGTGGTAAAGATACTGAAACCAAAGCCTTATCAGGAAGGCCTTGTAATTGCTACATGTTCATCAG CAAACTTGGGAAACCTTCTACTTATAGTTGTGCCAGCAATTTGTCATGAGGATGGGAACCCTTTCGGCGATCATGAAGTTTGTAGCGCAGTTGGACTCTCCTATGTCTCGTTTTCCATGGCG CTTGGTGGTTTCTTCATTTGGACTTATACTTATCAGCTGATAAAGTCCTCATCTGTGAAATTTATAGCGCTTCAAGAAGCAGAAAATGAGACCGCGAAGAGGCCAAACAAGGATTTAGATGCTGATGGAGCAACTCACCTTCTCAAAGGAGGAGATGAGGAGCAGGGTTCTATTGTAGTCTCATCTAAATCTGCGGATCACCCCCCTGCT CAGATAGTACCTCACGAACCAGATGTATCATTCCCCCGAAAAGTATTAGCGTTCTTTAAACAGATTTTACATGAGTTACTGGCACCACCAACTCTAGCTGCA TTTATTGGATTTGTCTTTGGGGCAATTCCATGGCTTAAACGCTTGATAATTGGTGACTCCGCCCCCCTCCGAGTGATCCAAGATTCAATTGCACAACTTGG GAATGGAACTATTCCTTGTATCACACTTATTCTTGGAGGCAATCTCATCCAAG GCTTACGAGCATCGACAATCAAAATACCTGTCATCCTTGGAATCATCGTTGCACGATATATTCTACTTCCAGTAATTGGTATTTGGATTGTAAAAGGAGCAGACCAACTAGGGTTTCTCCCACCAGACCCTTTGTTCAAGTTTGTGCTGATGGTTCAATTCACATTGCCACCTGCCATGAACATTG gtaccatAACCCAGCTGTTTGATGTCGCCGAGGCAGAGTGCTCGGTCATCTTCCTGTGGACATACTTGGTCTGTGCCCTAGCACTTACCGTGTGGTCTACAGTCTACATGTGGATCTTGTCTTGA
- the LOC112185902 gene encoding exosome complex exonuclease RRP44 homolog A — MLQNRSYVKRTRGGKITKVVREHYLRHDIYCGAPVCKVCDTSQARLSATASTVLILDTNVVLNQIDLIENPAIDDVVVLSIVLEEVKNRNLSVYNRLRALCSNSLRKFFVFSNEHHKDTYVTDMSGESKNDRNDRAIRVAAQWYQTHLAGSVRILLLTNDKENKRKALEEGISAETVESYVRSLSRPDLLDLLVHPASSEDVIMEEVEDLRPSKKKIVYSEHKPLSEITSGIRCGIYHQGKLRVNRYNPFEAYVGSQSLSDEIIIYGRANMNRAFDGDIVAVQLLPQEQWHEEKSLAIADEENEEEEGVHLVPGSADDVPRTTAQPQDSAGETCSASSRPSGRIVGIIKRNWHSYCGSLEPMAKPAGSGGVAHALFVSKDCRIPKIRIQTRQLENLLDKRIIVAVDSWDCLSRYPSGHYVRTIGQIGDKDTETEVVLIENDINTRPFSTQVLACLPPLPWSVSSADLANSVREDLRQLRVFSVDPPGCKDIDDALHCTALPNGNYEVGVHIADVTNFVLPGTPLDDEASQRGTSVYLVDRRIDMLPKPLTEDICSLRADVERLAFSVIWEMTSEAEIISTRYTKSVIKSSAALSYVEAQARMDDSRLTDPVTTDLRNMNTLAKIMRSRRIERGALTLASAEVRFQIDTETHDPLDIGMYQIREANQMVEEFMLAANVSVAEKILKHYPLCSLLRRHPTPTREMLEPLLRTAAAVGLNLDISSSKALADSLDHAVGDDPYFNKLIRILATRCMTQAVYFCSGELSPPEYLHYGLAAPLYTHFTSPIRRYADVIVHRLLAASLGIHRLPTVFQDGPQLNSIAENLNYRHRNAQMASRASVELHTLIFFRTRPTDAEARIVRIRSNGFFVFVPQFGIEGPVYLTPRGEKGSGEWFVDEQQQKIRKMDGSISYSVLQTVRIHLEIVEPQPNRPKLELKLL, encoded by the exons ATGTTGCAGAACCGGTCATACGTCAAGAGAACCAGAGGAGGCAAAATCACCAAG GTCGTCAGAGAGCACTATCTCCGCCACGATATCTACTGCGGAGCTCCGGTATGCAAAGTATGCGACACCTCCCAAGCTCGCCTCAGCGCCACCGCTTCCACCGTTCTCATCCTCGACACCAATGTGGTGCTGAACCAG ATTGATTTGATTGAGAATCCGGCGATTGACGACGTGGTTGTGCTTTCGATAGTGCTCGAGGAGGTCAAGAACAGGAACTTGTCCGTTTACAATAGACTGCGAGCTCTATGCAGTAATTCTTTGAGGaaattctttgttttctctAATGAGCATCACAA GGATACATATGTCACGGACATGAGTGGAGAAAGTAAAAATGATCGAAATGATAGAG CAATTCGGGTGGCTGCTCAATGGTATCAAACTCATTTGGCTGGTTCTGTTCGTATTTTACTTTTAACTAATGACAAAGAGAATAAGAGGAAGGCTCTTGAAGAGGGGATTTCTGCAGAGACAG TGGAGTCGTATGTGAGATCATTGAGTCGACCAGATTTGCTTGATCTGCTTGTGCATCCTGCATCGTCAGAAGATGTAATCATGGAGGAAGTTGAAGATTTAAGACCATCAAAGAAGAAAATTGTTTACTCAGAG CATAAACCCTTGTCAGAGATTACTTCTGGTATCCGGTGCGGTATCTACCATCAAGGAAAACTAAGGGTGAACCGATACAACCCCTTTGAAGCATATGTTGGAAGCCAGAGCCTCAGTGATGAAATAATAATTTATGGACGTGCAAACATGAATAGGGCCTTTGATGGTGATATAGTGGCAGTCCAGCTTCTGCCTCAGGAGCAATGGCATGAGGAGAAATCTCTTGCGATAGCAGATGAAG agaatgaagaagaagaaggtgttCATCTGGTTCCTGGCAGTGCTGATGATGTTCCTAGAACCACAGCTCAACCACAGGATTCTGCTGGAGAAACATGTTCTGCTTCAAGTCGTCCATCTGGCCGTATTGTTGGTATTATAAAGCGGAATTGGCATTC TTATTGTGGATCTTTGGAGCCGATGGCTAAGCCTGCTGGCAGTGGTGGTGTTGCCCATGCCTTATTCGTCTCAAAAGATTGTAGGATTCCTAAGATCCGAATTCAAACTCGACAGCTAGAAAATCTTCTGGACAAGAGAATTATTGTGGCGGTTGATTCTTGGGACTGTTTGTCTCGTTATCCTTCTGGCCATTATGTACGAACCATAGGACAAATTGGTGATAAAGATACTGAAACTGAG GTGGTCTTGATTGAGAATGATATAAATACAAGACCATTTTCTACTCAAGTTCTAGCATGCTTGCCGCCATTGCCATGGTCTGTGTCCTCTGCAGATTTGGCAAATTCTGTTAGGGAGGATTTGCGACAATTACGTGTCTTTAGTGTGGACCCTCCTG GATGCAAGGATATCGACGATGCACTTCATTGTACAGCTCTTCCAAATGGAAATTACGAAGTTGGTGTCC ATATTGCTGATGTTACAAATTTTGTGCTTCCTGGTACCCCTCTTGATGATGAGGCTTCACAAAGGGGAACATCAGTCTACCTTGTTGATCGACGCATTGACATGCTTCCGAAACCTCTGACAGAAG ATATATGTTCACTCCGAGCTGATGTGGAAAGGCTAGCCTTTTCTGTTATTTGG GAAATGACATCAGAAGCTGAGATTATATCTACAAGATACACAAAAAGTGTCATTAAATCTTCTGCAGCATTGTCTTATGTAGAAGCTCAAGCAAGGATGGATGATAG ccggttgacggatCCAGTAACTACAGATTTGAGAAACATGAACACATTAGCAAAG ATAATGAGGTCAAGACGTATTGAGAGAGGAGCCTTAACTCTTGCATCCGCTGAAGTCAGATTTCAAATTGACACTGAGACTCATGATCCCCTTGATATTG GTATGTACCAGATACGCGAAGCAAACCAAATGGTTGAGGAGTTTATGCTTGCTGCTAATGTTTCAGTTGCTGAGAAGATTCTTAAACATTATCCTTTGTGCTCACTATTGAG GCGCCATCCTACTCCAACAAGAGAGATGCTTGAACCTTTGTTACGGACAGCTGCTGCTGTTGGTCTCAACTTGGATATTTCATCATCAAAGGCACTGGCTGATTCACTCGACCATGCTGTG GGTGATGATCCGTACTTTAATAAGCTAATCCGTATATTGGCCACTAGATGCATGACACAG GCCGTTTATTTCTGTAGTGGGGAACTCAGCCCTCCAGAATATCTTCATTATGGGCTTGCAGCACCTCTGTATACCCATTTTACCTCTCCTATAAGGAGATATGCAG ATGTCATAGTGCACCGGTTGCTTGCTGCGTCTCTGGGTATACACAGGCTTCCAACTGTATTCCAAGATGGACCCCAACTCAATAGTATTGCTGAAA ATTTAAACTATCGACATAGGAATGCTCAGATGGCAAGCAGGGCCTCAGTGGAACTCCATACTCTGATTTTTTTCAGAACACG GCCAACGGATGCGGAGGCAAGAATTGTGAGGATAAGATCCAATGGATTTTTTGTATTTGTCCCCCA GTTTGGCATAGAAGGGCCTGTGTACTTGACCCCAAGAGGTGAGAAGGGAAGTGGAGAATGGTTTGTAGATGAACAACAGCAGAAGATTAGAAAAATGGATGGCAGCATTTCATACAGCGTTCTGCAGACAGTGAGAATCCATTTGGAGATCGTTGAGCCCCAGCCCAATAGACCGAAACTCGAGCTTAAGCTGTTGTAA